The Trichosurus vulpecula isolate mTriVul1 chromosome 3, mTriVul1.pri, whole genome shotgun sequence genome includes a window with the following:
- the LOC118842678 gene encoding carbohydrate sulfotransferase 4-like: MEEEVTYKGIKTTSYSGVQALLVLLSSSRSPKNPRAVQVLILSSWRSGSSLMGQFFSQHPDVFYLMEPSWHVWLAFSRSSAAMLQGHVQDLVRSIFLCDMTVLGSYLAPGSRGQSDLFMWETSRALCSPPACGAFPRGAIVSGSACRPLCRKQPFSGVEKACRSYSHVVLKEVRFFNLQGLYPLLTDPAFNLHVVHLVRDPRAVFCSRERTKGKLMLDDRILLGQQWSRLKAKDRPYYLMKAICQSQQEIYEAAQQLEGPLRRRYLLMRYEDLVREPLVQVSQLYNFSRLQVLPQLQSWVQFITRGQGLGNDSFYPNSRDGHHVSQAWRWSLPYKKVARLQAICGDFMSLMGYRPVLSEQELKNLSLDLLSSQRPAQLRSPKG; the protein is encoded by the exons ATGGAGGAAGAGGTGACTTACAAAGGGATAAAAACAACCAGTTATAGTGGGGTTCAGGCACTCTTAGTCCTCCTGAG cagcagcagaagtCCGAAGAACCCGAGAGCAGTGCAGGTGTTGATCCTGTCTTCCTGGCGCTCGGGCTCCTCCCTCATGGGGCAGTTCTTCAGCCAGCACCCAGATGTCTTCTACCTGATGGAGCCTTCCTGGCATGTGTGGCTGGCTTTCTCCAGGAGCAGCGCTGCCATGCTGCAGGGGCATGTACAGGACCTGGTCCGCTCTATCTTCCTCTGTGACATGACTGTCCTTGGCAGCTACTTGGCCCCTGGTTCCAGAGGACAATCTGACCTCTTCATGTGGGAGACGAGTAGGGCCTTGTGCTCTCCCCCTGCCTGTGGCGCCTTCCCACGTGGAGCCATCGTTTCTGGGTCTGCCTGTAGGCCTTTGTGCAGGAAGCAGCCCTTCAGTGGGGTGGAGAAGGCCTGCCGCTCCTACAGCCACGTGGTACTCAAGGAGGTGCGCTTCTTCAACCTCCAGGGACTCTACCCATTGCTGACCGACCCTGCTTTCAACCTGCACGTTGTTCACCTGGTACGTGACCCCCGGGCCGTGTTCTGTTCCCGAGAACGCACAAAAGGTAAACTGATGTTGGATGATCGTATTTTACTGGGGCAGCAGTGGAGCAGGCTGAAGGCCAAAGACCGGCCCTATTATTTGATGAAGGCGATTTGCCAAAGCCAACAGGAGATCTATGAGGCTGCACAGCAACTAGAGGGCCCTCTGCGGAGACGCTACCTCCTGATGCGCTATGAAGATCTGGTCCGGGAGCCCCTGGTCCAAGTCTCCCAGCTATACAATTTCTCACGATTACAAGTCTTGCCTCAGCTCCAGTCCTGGGTTCAGTTCATCACTCGTGGGCAGGGTTTGGGAAATGATTCTTTCTACCCAAATTCCAGGGACGGCCATCATGTTTCCCAGGCTTGGCGCTGGTCACTGCCCTATAAAAAGGTGGCCCGACTGCAGGCTATCTGTGGTGACTTTATGAGTCTGATGGGCTACCGGCCAGTTTTGTCTGAACAAGAGCTCAAGAATCTGTCACTGGATCTGCTGTCTTCCCAGAGGCCAGCCCAGCTGAGGAGCCCCAAGGGCTAA
- the LOC118844090 gene encoding telomeric repeat-binding factor 2-interacting protein 1, translating into MAEGLEMGKDPNDPTHSRTLFVREDGSSISFYVRPGPAKRRLSTLILHGGGTLCRVQEPEAVLLAQPGEAMAEASGDFISTQYITDCVERNERLDLEDYRLGRPARREPESPEAASGEPEDAYSEADDLAIVRYVKDNARSPSALAGTTLWKALEKAALTQHPWQSLKDRYLKHLKGLEQKYLEGEEPASPSQKLKRKAEETEPADGEPQKKKAPDRPEEDNAEEQVQESEMTEGDVLCPENEEIEDSEVHDQTPDIELTVIKNGELTNPGKNNSNLKEAPKDSEVVEDTVVLETQPEAEEGSSSPSLSPEMGAAIKVIKHLMEEFSVDLATVTQAFLKNSGELEATCSFLQTGQRSDGYPIWTRQDDVDLQKDDENTRSKLIKKFGAKNVARRIEFRRN; encoded by the exons ATGGCTGAGGGCCTAGAGATGGGCAAGGACCCCAACGACCCGACCCACTCACGGACGCTGTTCGTCCGTGAAGACGGCAGCTCGATCTCGTTCTATGTGCGGCCGGGCCCCGCGAAGCGGCGGCTGTCCACACTGATCCTGCACGGAGGGGGCACCCTGTGCCGGGTGCAGGAGCCTGAGGCTGTGCTGCTGGCTCAGCCCGGGGAGGCGATGGCTGAAGCCTCAGGGGACTTCATCTCCACGCAGTATATTACAGACTGCGTGGAGCGCAATGAGAGGCTGGACTTGGAGGACTACCGCCTGGGCCGGCCAGCCCGCAGGGAGCCCGAGAGCCCCGAGGCGGCCTCCGGGGAGCCTGAGGATGCCTACTCGGAGGCCGATGATCTGGCCATTGTCCGCTACGTGAAGGATAACGCACGCTCCCCGAGTGCCCTGGCCGGCACCACCCTGTGGAAGGCCCTGGAGAAAGCGGCCCTCACCCAGCATCCTTGGCAGTCCCTGAAGGACCGCTATTTGAAGCACCtgaaggggctggagcagaagtATCTGGAGGGGGAGGAGCCTGCCAGCCCATCTCAGAAGCTCAAGAGAAAAGCCGAAGAAACAGAACCTGCAGACGGTG aACCTCAGAAGAAAAAAGCCCCTGATCGGCCTGAGGAAGATAACGCAGAGGAGCAAGTGCAGGAGAGTGAAATGACAGAGGGAGACGTTTTGTGCCCTGAAAACGAGGAGATTGAGGACAGTGAG GTTCATGATCAGACCCCTGACATTGAATTAACTGTGATTAAAAATGGAGAGCTGACCAATCCTGGAAAAAATAACTCCAATTTGAAAGAGGCTCCAAAGGACAGTGAGGTTGTTGAGGACACTGTTGTATTGGAAACACAGCCTGAAGCAGAGGAAGGCAGTTCCAGCCCTTCTCTTTCACCTGAGATGGGAGCTGCCATCAAAGTCATCAAACATTTAATGGAGGAGTTTAGTGTGGATCTGGCAACAGTCACACAAGCTTTCTTGAAAAACAGTGGGGAGCTGGAAGCCACTTGTTCCTTCTTGCAGACGGGCCAGCGATCTGATGGATATCCAATCTGGACCCGACAGGATGATGTGGATTTGCAGAAAGATGATGAGAATACCAGAAGTAAACTGATAAAAAAATTTGGTGCTAAGAATGTAGCTAGGAGGATTGAATTCAGAAGGAATTAG
- the LOC118844635 gene encoding lysine--tRNA ligase-like, with the protein MLKQAVLKLIRGPLHQASWTKWCRRELRLDHPVPVTPLHKDNALSEKRSELKRYLKDEKGISEKQLNQAPATNHSVDHDVPTDEESLDPHQYYKIRSQAVQQLKINGDNPYPHKFHVDTSLTHFIQKYNHLQPGDHLTDITLTVAGRVHAKRSAGKKLIFYDIRGEGVKLQVKATSRNYKSEEEFFHINNKLRRGDIIGVQGNPGKTKKGELSIIPHEITLLSPCLHMLPHLHFGLKDKETRYRQRYLDLILNDFVRQKFITRSKIITYIRSFLDELGFLEIETPMMNFIPGGAAAKPFVTYHKELDMNLFMRIAPELYHKMLVVGGIDRVYEIGRQFRNEGIDLTHNPEFTTCEFYMAYADYHDLMEITEKMISGMVKNITGSYKVTYHPDGPEGQAYHIDFTPPFRRISMVEELEKALGMKLPETSLFETEETRKILDDICVERGVECPPPRTTARLLDKLVGEFLEVTCINPTFICDHPQIMSPLAKWHRSKDGLTERFELFVMKKEVCNAYTELNDPVRQRQLFEEQAKAKAAGDDEAMMTDDNFCTALEYGLPPTAGWGMGIDRLTMFLTDSNNIKEVLLFPAMKPENKKENPANAGLPEGPSIVASS; encoded by the exons ATGTTGAAGCAAGCTGTGCTTAAGCTTATCCGGGGGCCTTTGCACCAAGCCTCCTGGACAAAGTGGTGTCGGAGGGAACTTCGGCTGGATCATCCTGTACCTGTCACTCCACTTCACAAGGACAATGCCCTTTCTGAGAAAAGGAG TGAGCTAAAGAGATACTTGAAGGATGAGAAGGGGATCAGTGAGAAGCAGCTGAATCAAGCCCCTGCCACCAATCACTCTGTTGACCATGATGTGCCCACTGACGAAGAGAGCCTGGATCCACAT CAATATTACAAGATTCGAAGCCAGGCAGTCCAGCAGCTGAAGATCAATGGAGACAACCCCTACCCACACAAGTTCCATGTGGACACCTCACTTACCCACTTTATCCAGAAGTATAATCATTTACAACCAGGTGACCACCTGACTGATATCACCTTGACAGTGGCAG GCCGTGTCCATGCAAAACGGTCTGCAGGGAAAAAGCTCATCTTTTATGATATTCGAGGAGAGGGAGTCAAGCTGCAGGTCAAGGCCACGTCCAG GAATTACAAATCAGAAGAAGAATTTTTTCACATAAACAACAAACTTCGACGAGGAGACATCATCGGGGTTCAGGGGAATCCAGGGAAGACCAAGAAGGGAGAGCTGAGCATCATTCCCCATGAGATCACGCTCCTCTCACCATGTCTTCATATGCTGCCTCACCTTCATTTTGGCCTCAAAGACAAG GAAACACGTTATCGTCAGCGATACTTAGACTTGATCCTGAATGACTTTGTGAGACAGAAGTTCATCACCCGCTCCAAGATCATTACCTACATAAGGAGCTTCCTAGATGAGTTGGGCTtcctggag attGAAACTCCTATGATGAACTTCATCCCGGGGGGAGCTGCTGCCAAGCCCTTTGTCACCTATCACAAGGAGCTGGACATGAACTTGTTTATGAGGATCGCCCCAGAGCTGTATCACAAG aTGCTGGTAGTTGGTGGCATTGACCGGGTTTATGAAATTGGACGTCAGTTCAGGAATGAAGGAATTGATTTGACTCACAATCCTGAATTCACAACCTGTGAGTTCTACATGGCATATGCAGACTACCATGATCTCATGGAGATCACTGAGAAGATGATTTCAG GAATGGTGAAGAACATTACAGGAAGTTACAAGGTTACCTATCACCCAGATGGCCCAGAGGGCCAGGCCTACCATATTGACTTCACACCACCCTTCCGGAGAATCAGCATGGTGGAAGAGCTTGAGAAAGCTCTGGGCATGAAGCTTCCTGAGACCAGTCTTTTTGAAACAGAAG AAACTCGTAAGATTCTTGATGACATCTGTGTGGAGAGAGGTGTGGAGTGTCCCCCTCCCCGAACTACAGCAAGGCTTCTTGACAAG CTTGTAGGTGAGTTCCTGGAAGTGACCTGCATCAACCCCACCTTCATCTGTGACCACCCACAGATAATGAGCCCACTGGCCAAATG GCATCGCTCCAAGGACGGCCTCACTGAGCGCTTTGAACTCTTTGTGATGAAGAAGGAAGTGTGCAACGCCTATACTGAGCTGAACGACCCTGTGCGGCAGCGGCAGCTTTTTGAAGAGCAGGCCAAG GCCAAAGCTGCAGGTGATGATGAGGCCATGATGACGGATGACAACTTCTGCACTGCCCTAGAGTATGGGCTCCCGCCAACGGCCGGCTGGGGGATGGGCATTGACCGACTCACTATGTTTCTTACAGACTCCAATAACATTAAG GAGGTTCTTCTCTTTCCTGCCATGAAACCAGAAAACAAGAAGGAGAATCCAGCAAACGCTGGTTTACCAGAAGGCCCATCAATTGTTGCCTCCAGCTAG